The following DNA comes from Polynucleobacter necessarius.
AAGCGACGATTATTTTCATTCGCGCCCGCCCGCCTCCAGAATTGGTGCCTGGGCATCCCCGCAAAGCGCTGTCATACCGAATCGCGAATTGCTTGAAGAAGCGGAAAAACGCTTTAAAACGGCTTTTGGTGAAAAGCCTCCTCGCCCAGAGCATTGTGGCGGCTATCGTTTACATCCAACTGAAATTGAATTTTGGCAGGGTCGACCTTCTAGACTGCATGACCGCATGCACTACAAACTAGAAGGTGGAGAATGGCGCCTGAATCGCCTCGCTCCCTAACCTGTCAAAGCCTTAAAGATATTGAGGTGCTATCAGCGCTTTAAATTTCGTCCTGAATTTAGCAAGCTTGGACGCAACCACTGCCATGCAATACCCTTGATGTGGATGTTGCTGAAAATAATTCTGGTGATAATCTTCTGCAGGGTAAATCGTTGGCGCAGCCTCAATCTGCGTCACAACTGGATTAGAGTAAATCCGAGAATCCTCTAACTCCCGAATGACCTCATGCGCAATCTTTAACTGCTCTTCGCCATGAGTGAAGATGACCGAGCGATCTTGTGTACCGTAATCATTCCATTGATAGTTCAAGGTAGTTGGATCATGGATGACAAAAAAGAGTTCGAGCAAACCCCTCAATGAAATCACCCTAGGGTCGAATAAAACATCCACAATCTCTGCATGACCTGACACTCCGGTACAAACTGCCTCATAAGTCGGATTAGGCCCAGCGCCACCGGCATAACCAGAAACCACAGACTGCACCCTGGTAATTTGCTGATAAACCGCCTCAAGACACCAAAAACAGCCTCCACCCAAGGTGGCACGCTCTAACAGGGGTTTTTTTATCTAAATTTGTTTCCATGGCTTTATCATGATGCGTTATTCAAATGCCCGCTCACCATTAATAGACTATGAACCGCTTCACTATCCAGCTCGACGAAATTAAAGCAGCATATGCTGCCGAACAAAATCCCACAATTGAAGTCAGGCTAGATCGCATAGCTCGCATTGAAAAAATGATTGAAGTCAATGAAGAAAAGATAATATGTAAAGCCTTAATGGCCGACTTTGGTGTACGACATCCAATAGAGACACGTCTAGCTGAATGCCAGATGATTTACCAAGCATGAAAATATACGCGCAAGCACTTCAAAGAATGGATGAAGCCTGAGCAAATAGAGGTTCCCTCGCATATGGGCGCTTCACAAGCTTGGATTGAAAGTCAGTCGCTGGGTGTTGTTGGCATTCTGAGTCCATGGCATTACCCAGTGCAATTGGCGCTCATTCCGGCGATTGCCGCTTTTGCCGCTGGCAATCGCGTTTCGTTAAAACCATCTGAACGAAGCTCTCGCACCTCAGGCTTTATTGCCAGCCTAATTCAGGAGTACTTCCACCAAACCGAATTTTGTGTCACTACTGGCGGGCCAGATGTAGCAGAACAATTTGCAACGCTACCTTTTGACCACCTTTTTCTTTACCGGTTCTGGAACGATCGGCAAGAAAGTGATGCGCGCTGCCGCTGACAACCTCACTCCAGTCACTTTGGAGCTGGGTGGGACAACCCACGTCATTGTTGATAAGAGTGCCAAACTAAAGGATGCTGCCGCTGCCATCATCTACGGCAAACTGCTGAATGGCGGACAAACCTGCATTGCACCAGACTATGTTTTGCTAGATCCCCGCACTCAGGACTCTTTTATTGCAGAACTTCAGGCCGCAGCTCAAGCGCAATTTAGCAACCCTGAAGAATTAACTTGTCCAATTAATGAGAAGCAACTGGAATACTGGCAGCACTTAGAGCGATGCTCTAGAGCGTGGAGCAAAAGCCATTCCCCTTCTAAATAATCCTGGTGCATGGGCAAGACCATTCGAGCCACTAGCGCTAACGAATGTTCCACCAGAGGCGCGAGTACTGCATGAAGAAATCTTTGGACCTATTTTCCCGATCGTGACTATTGCCGATGCTACTGCGGCAATTGCTTATGTCAATCACAAACCCAATCCCCTTGCTTTGTATTGGTTTGGTAAAGACAAACAGAATCTCAAGCGTGTTTTAAGTGAAACCCGCTCTGGTGGCGTTACAGTCAACGACACACTGCTACACATCACCATTGAGGATTTGCCTTTTGGTGGCGTAGGTGCAAGCGGTATTGGCAGCTATCATGGTAAAGCAGGGTTTTTATACGTTCAGTCATCAAAAATCGATTCTGGAAGTGCGCGGTTTCTTTGGTTTAAATTTATTTAAGGGAAGTAAAATCGCACGCCCTCCTTATGGAAAAATGACAGAGTGGCTTTTGCGTTATTTGAAGTCAGTCTTCAAGCCAGCAGCAATCGCACTGCAAACCCGATAAACATGCTGCCAGCCAATATCCAGAGGGCCGAGGAAACACGGAGATGCGCCTGAAAGAATTTAAGAAAAATTTGCCCCGCGACAATCAGGCAGGTCAAATACGTCATACTCAATATTTGCAAAACTATCGCGAGATAGAAAAAGGTATGCGCGGGATTCTGAAAAGCCGAACGAATGAATTGCGAAAAGAAAGCAATAAAGAAAAAGATTGCTTTTGGATTGGTCAGCGATAACGTTAACGCAGCCACAAGTGGATGTAACTGCATCAAACGCATTTGAATCTCATAGGCCTTCGCTTGCTCTCCCATGGACCAACGTTGCAAACCACTTCGCAACAGACCATACCCCAGCCACGCCAAGTAAGCGGCACCTACAATACGCACAATGCTGAAGATGATGGGCGAAGAGATCAAGATAGATGCTGCGCCTAAAACGACAGCCATCATGAGAATGGAATCGCCAATGAAGATGCCAAGTGCACCCCATGCGCCAGAACGCCAACCCTTTTGAAGCGCAATAGTTAAGACGTAAAGAGAGTTTGGGCCAGGCAACAAAATAATGAATAAGGTACCGAGCAGATAACTAGAGAAATCTACAATTCCGGCGTTGCTAGGGGATAAGAGACTAAATGAGAGCCATTCCATCTCCATATCATAATTAATTCGGGAAAACCCTTGTAATCTGGTTCTCAAACTGTCATAATTGGAGGCTTTTTTAAGCAATTTGATTCATCGCCCCCCAGCTCTATTTCAGCGTACCGTTTAGAAGTGAAGTCATAAACACCGAAGTTCCAAAAACGCGCTGCCGCTTGTCTGATGGTCGATGCCTTTGACCATCGCACCCTGTAAAAAACTATGGGTGCAACATATGGAGACATCCCTTACAGGGGATGTGTAATAGCATGATTTTTTCTAAAGAAACTAAACACGAGTCGAAAGCCTCAAAGAGTACTGGAAATGAATTCCAGAATTTCGCCCTAGCGGCATCACTCCTTAAAAATATTGCTGAGCTGGGTTTTACCCAAGCCACTTCCGTGCAAGCTCAGGTTATTCCTGCAGCCTTAGCAGGTGGTGACTTATTGGTTAGCAGCCAAACCGGTAGCGGAAAAACCGCAGCCTTTTTATTGCCTTTGATTAATCAGCTCATCGAAGACAACCCGAACAGCTCACCTGTTCCAGGTCGCGCACAACCCAAAGTGTTGGTGCTCTGCCCTACTCGTGAATTGGCTCAACAGGTTGCCGCCGATGCAGTGAACTTAGTTCGCGGCATGAAAGGTATTCGTATCGCAACCGTTATGGGTGGCATGCCTTATGGCAAGCAAATTCAAGCGTTAAAAGGTGCATTGTTAGTTGTTGCAACTCCAGGTCGTTTACTCGACTTATGCGACAGCAAAGCCATTCGCTTAGACGACGTCAAACAACTCGTTATCGATGAAGCTGATCGCATGCTTGACATGGGATTTGCCGACGACCTCGAGGCAATTGATAAACGCTGCGCAGGCCTCAACCAAACTTTGATGTTCTCTGCTACTTTCGCGCCAAAGATTATGTCTTTAGCAAATGAGTTGACCACAGATGCCAAGCGTATTGAACTTGCTCACGCAGGTGAAAAGCACGCCAACATTGAACAGAAGTTGCATTGGGCTGACAGCACGTCACATAAGCACAAGTTACTTGAGCATATTTTGGACGCTGCCGACCTAGATCAAGCGGTCGTGTTTGCGAGCACTCAAATTGAGAGCGAAAAAATTGCTGACACATTGCGTGCTAACGGCTATGAAGCAACCGCCCTTCACGGCGCAATGCCTCAAGCGGTGCGTATGCGTCGCCTTGAGTCGTTACGTAAAGGTCACACCAAGATTTTGGTTGCGACAGACGTAGCAGCTCGCGGTATTGATGTGCCACGCATTAGTCACGTAATCAACTTTGGTTTGCCAATGAAACCGGAAGACTATACACACCGCATCGGTCGTACCGGTCGTGCGGGTCGCAACGGCGTTGCTATCACTTTGGTTGAACATCGTGATCGCGCGAAGATTCGTAATATCGAACGCTTCACACAGCAAGATATCGTCGCTTCAGTCATTGCTGGTCTTGAGCCACAGGCCAAGCCAAGCTCTGGCGGTGGCGGTGGTCGTCCTGGCGGTGGTCGTCCTGGCGGTGGTCGTCCTGGTGGTGGTCGCTCTGGCGGTGGTGGTGGTCGCTCTGGCGACTCACGTCCAGCACGCCCAGCAGGTGGCCCACGTTTTGCGAAGCCTAAGTCTGGCGGTCAGCGTCGCAACTTTAGCGGCAACTGAAAATGATTCACCGTAATCGTCTCCGTTCTGCATGGAATCGAGTCGGTTCCGGTGAAATCCATCGGGCGCCACGCGAGTGGCAACCCTGGCTAAGCGATACCGGATCTCTCACCAAAAAAAATTGAGAAGGCAATTGGGCAAAAACTAGAAGTTCAGGTTTTGCGTGACTGCCCTCAAGCACTCAATAGCGACGAAAGTCGCTATTTTCATTTGCAGCTCAGACGCTGCAGAGTGCGCGAAGTATTGCTCTGTTCCAACGGAGTTCCTTTAGTGATGGCGCATAGCGTCATTCCCACCCTGAGTTCTAGCGGCAGCAATCATGCCATTTTGCACCTAGGCACTAAGCCGCTAGGTGCAGTGCTGTTTAGCAAAAAACGTAAACACTCTAAAGCCAAACCTCCGCGCGACATTGCTCGATTAGATAAAAGTAGTGAGTGATGGAAAAAATGCGCTAAGCACTTTCCTGGTCTGAGCTCGCCATTATGGGCGCGACGCACCCTCTATCGTTTAAAGGGTCGCCCTATCTTGGTCAATGAAATTTTCTTACCCACCTTATTGAAGGCTGCGCAGTTTTAGCTATTCGCTTTTACTTTTAGATTGTTAGCCAAGCTAACGTTGATTTGATCAAGGCCTCATCACCAGGTTCGCTAGTTAAGACCTCTCCAAAGCCAATTAACTCCGCTGCATCGGTGATATTGTGATGTGAACACAGCGCACTGGCGCCATTAAGGTTTTGGATGAATTGGTCTTTCATAACCTCACCAAGATAACGCACAGCCTCAGAAGAGGTAAGCAACCAAAGTGATTTACTCAAATCCATCTCGCGAATTGCAAGCCATGCAGGATTATCAATATCCAAAGGCACGCGACTATAGCTTGAAATAGCCTCCACAGTGGCGCCAGCTGTTTTTAATGTATCAGCCAACCAGTCGCGACCGCCATCACCTTTGAAGATCGCCACTTTTTTATCCCGCCAATTCCATCGCAGGGATTGGAGTTCCTGCCATAAACCCTCGGAATCCCAATGTTCATTGTTCCCTGGAACGATGATCGACGTCGGATTTTTCTCTGAACCTATGCCATGCTTCTTCAGAGCCAGGTAACTACTACCCCCCATCACACCAATGGGAATAATCTTTTTGGAAAAATCTTGCCAATCCCGCTCTAGCAAACGCATCACACTTTCAATCGCATTTGGACTTACAAAAATAGTGAGATCGGCATCACTCAATACAGTGGCGATATGGTCAGCCAAATGCTCATCAGATTTGGGGACAATGGTCAGCAATGGAAGGGAAAGGATTTCTGGAAGGCTGCGCTTTGCGACTCCATTTGCTTCAATTGCCCTAGTAAGCACCTCGACCAACTGACGAGCCTGTCCACTCGGTCTTGTAACAATGATGGTTTTCGTGCTCATGCCAATGGCGACTTTGTGCTTGAATTATTGAGGTAAAGCAGGGATTAAATCAG
Coding sequences within:
- the msrA gene encoding peptide-methionine (S)-S-oxide reductase MsrA, translated to MGGGCFWCLEAVYQQITRVQSVVSGYAGGAGPNPTYEAVCTGVSGHAEIVDVLFDPRVISLRGLLELFFVIHDPTTLNYQWNDYGTQDRSVIFTHGEEQLKIAHEVIRELEDSRIYSNPVVTQIEAAPTIYPAEDYHQNYFQQHPHQGYCMAVVASKLAKFRTKFKALIAPQYL
- a CDS encoding aldehyde dehydrogenase family protein, whose product is MKPEQIEVPSHMGASQAWIESQSLGVVGILSPWHYPVQLALIPAIAAFAAGNRVSLKPSERSSRTSGFIASLIQEYFHQTEFCVTTGGPDVAEQFATLPFDHLFLYRFWNDRQESDARCR
- a CDS encoding aldehyde dehydrogenase family protein, whose translation is MTTFFFTGSGTIGKKVMRAAADNLTPVTLELGGTTHVIVDKSAKLKDAAAAIIYGKLLNGGQTCIAPDYVLLDPRTQDSFIAELQAAAQAQFSNPEELTCPINEKQLEYWQHLERCSRAWSKSHSPSK
- a CDS encoding aldehyde dehydrogenase family protein; this encodes MFGPIFPIVTIADATAAIAYVNHKPNPLALYWFGKDKQNLKRVLSETRSGGVTVNDTLLHITIEDLPFGGVGASGIGSYHGKAGFLYVQSSKIDSGSARFLWFKFI
- the leuE gene encoding leucine efflux protein LeuE, encoding MEWLSFSLLSPSNAGIVDFSSYLLGTLFIILLPGPNSLYVLTIALQKGWRSGAWGALGIFIGDSILMMAVVLGAASILISSPIIFSIVRIVGAAYLAWLGYGLLRSGLQRWSMGEQAKAYEIQMRLMQLHPLVAALTLSLTNPKAIFFFIAFFSQFIRSAFQNPAHTFFYLAIVLQILSMTYLTCLIVAGQIFLKFFQAHLRVSSALWILAGSMFIGFAVRLLLA
- a CDS encoding DEAD/DEAH box helicase; amino-acid sequence: MIFSKETKHESKASKSTGNEFQNFALAASLLKNIAELGFTQATSVQAQVIPAALAGGDLLVSSQTGSGKTAAFLLPLINQLIEDNPNSSPVPGRAQPKVLVLCPTRELAQQVAADAVNLVRGMKGIRIATVMGGMPYGKQIQALKGALLVVATPGRLLDLCDSKAIRLDDVKQLVIDEADRMLDMGFADDLEAIDKRCAGLNQTLMFSATFAPKIMSLANELTTDAKRIELAHAGEKHANIEQKLHWADSTSHKHKLLEHILDAADLDQAVVFASTQIESEKIADTLRANGYEATALHGAMPQAVRMRRLESLRKGHTKILVATDVAARGIDVPRISHVINFGLPMKPEDYTHRIGRTGRAGRNGVAITLVEHRDRAKIRNIERFTQQDIVASVIAGLEPQAKPSSGGGGGRPGGGRPGGGRPGGGRSGGGGGRSGDSRPARPAGGPRFAKPKSGGQRRNFSGN
- a CDS encoding chorismate--pyruvate lyase family protein, encoding MRDCPQALNSDESRYFHLQLRRCRVREVLLCSNGVPLVMAHSVIPTLSSSGSNHAILHLGTKPLGAVLFSKKRKHSKAKPPRDIARLDKSSE
- a CDS encoding uroporphyrinogen-III synthase gives rise to the protein MSTKTIIVTRPSGQARQLVEVLTRAIEANGVAKRSLPEILSLPLLTIVPKSDEHLADHIATVLSDADLTIFVSPNAIESVMRLLERDWQDFSKKIIPIGVMGGSSYLALKKHGIGSEKNPTSIIVPGNNEHWDSEGLWQELQSLRWNWRDKKVAIFKGDGGRDWLADTLKTAGATVEAISSYSRVPLDIDNPAWLAIREMDLSKSLWLLTSSEAVRYLGEVMKDQFIQNLNGASALCSHHNITDAAELIGFGEVLTSEPGDEALIKSTLAWLTI